From Solibacillus sp. FSL W7-1464:
TATTAGTTTCAACGCAATTTGAAGAATATGACGAAATGAGCGTTGTGATGTACTGGGATTCAAAAGAAAGCTTTGCTGTATGGCGTGAAAGTGACGCATTCAAACAATCGCACAAACGTCCAGAAGGGCAAGGCGGAGGCCACCAAGGCGAATCTCCAATGTTAGGTTCACAAATCGTGATCGCCGAAGTAGCAGGCACAATCTCAAAATAGTGTTAAGGGGTGTCCTAATGTTTTCGTTAGGGCACCTTTATGCTATACATACTATGATTGAAATACATACAGCTTAAGCTTTAATAATTTGTGAATGAAAAACAGAAAGGTGTTTTTAATGTCGAACATGGTGCAGTTTTTTTATGACGGACAGTTTTTGAAATGCTTTGAAGAAGCGAAACGCCAATTACAGGGCGGTGAAAATGAAGAACAGGCTAGGCAGTTTTTAAAAATCTTTGAGAAATACGAATATGGAAAATTCCCGAAGTCGACAGCACAGATTCCGCAAAGTGTCGAACGTGCGAATGAAAGCTATCCGGA
This genomic window contains:
- a CDS encoding heme oxygenase, yielding MITVTNRIQVKKGFAEKMAPQFVQPGPLQEFEGFQKVEVLVSTQFEEYDEMSVVMYWDSKESFAVWRESDAFKQSHKRPEGQGGGHQGESPMLGSQIVIAEVAGTISK